AGAGATACGTTCTTAGTTCCCTGGTCAGAGCGATTGCCAAAAGTAATCTTTCTGAAGATGACCAAATTTCTTAAACTTCTTTCGGCTATATTGTTGGTTGGTTTTACTACTTTTGGATACTTAAGAAAAGTCAGGATTTCATCATTATGTTTTAGCAATCTTTTGCGCAAGGTTTCAGCCTTGGGATGTGAAATGGGAATTTTGTACAAGCTTTTAAATCTACGGAAGATATTCTTTTTAGAGGATTTCCATTTTTCCGGAGGCAATTTGTCATGTTGACTAAGAAGAAGGATAGCGTCTTGAATAAGCTTTTTGAGATTGTTGCAGAACGAAATAACTTCTGTCTCCTCAGGAAACTTTTCCTCAAGATCCTTAACAGCTCTAAGCAGATGAGCATTGCACTTTTGTTTAGCAAAAGCGTTGATGGAACTGTTGTAAGCAGAATAAAAGTCAGAGCTAAGAATGCCCTTGTAGTTAGAACCAAGATGTTCTTTAACAACATCTCCGGAGCGATGAGGATCAATATGGAAGAAAATAAGTTGTTCGTTAGAGAAAGTCCAAAGCCATTTCTTCTTCCAGCCTGTTTCATCGGCATAGATAGAGGAAGTATATGGTAACATCTTTTTTAAAGCTTCATAGAGAGATAGCCCTTTTCGGTAGATTTTGTTATCAAATCCGACAATTGCTCCCGGAGTTATTTCTAAACCAAACAAATTTTGGAGGATATGTTGAATATCATCATAAGAGATTTTAGTCTGATATCTAAGAAAACCTGCAACAGCTTTAGCAACAGGACCGATGGGAGCTTTAGGGATTTCGTTTTCTGCGACGCCAGAAACAACCTTCTTGCAATGAGGACACCAGTAATGGAAATGGACAAAGGATCTTGTAATAACTTTTTTGATAACAATGTCCTGCTGAACATGCTCGTCAGTATCTTTGCAGATAGAAAGTTTAGAATTGCCGCAGACAGGACATTTCTTCAGAGGTACAGCAACATATTCGTCAATAGTTTCAGGATTTTTTCTGGATGCTCCAGGATGACCAAATGGCGCGCCTCTTTTCTTTGGAGTATCGCCAGAAGAATTTCTTTTGGAATAAAACTTCTTAAACGGAGCTTGTTGAGCTTGAGTAAGATCTTCTTCAAGGGATTTCTTTTCTTGGGTAAGCTGGCCTACCTGTTCTTTAAGTTTAGTAATTTCACGTTCAGCAAAACCAAAAAGATTCTGCATTTGATTAACCCTCTCCCTGAGATAGTTTCTTTCAGCAAGTACCTTGAAAGTAGATTCTCCGTTAAGATGCGGACAGGATTTAGAGAAATGGCAATGCTGAACTTTTGTTGCAGGAAAATGAGAATAGCTCATTCTTCAAATTCACCTTTTTTAATTAATTGGACATTTATGTCTGTAAGTTCTTCAAGGAGCTTTTTATGATGTTTCCAGTTATTGGTAAGTTTTTTCATTTTGTTATAGTATTTTTTAGGAACGTAAAACATGTTTTGTTTCCCTTTTGCAGAGAAGGAAAAAAAGTAGCCACGGTGAAGTTCTCCTCTTTGACATTTACAGCCCTTTTTCCCGCAAGAACGATAACTTTCTGCCAGAGAACCCTTCATCATGTCAGTAGTTTTGCTCAGGTAATTAAGAATTTGTTTTTTGCGTATGGGCAAGCTAATTTCCTCTCTGTTAAAATTCCATTAACAGATTATGCCTCGCAAAGTCGTATTTGTCAAGAGGATCGGAGAAATTTTAAAATAATTCTTTTAATTTTGTAAAAAAATGATACTATATATCAATATCAATCAAGCTGGAAAGGAGGTGGCAGAGAGCTTGAATTGTCGTGGCGTTTCTACGTATAAAGTAAAAATGCAAAAAAAGTTGAAAAGATCAACTTTTTATAACTAAACTATAACTTAATGTCT
The bacterium DNA segment above includes these coding regions:
- a CDS encoding IS66 family transposase — translated: MSYSHFPATKVQHCHFSKSCPHLNGESTFKVLAERNYLRERVNQMQNLFGFAEREITKLKEQVGQLTQEKKSLEEDLTQAQQAPFKKFYSKRNSSGDTPKKRGAPFGHPGASRKNPETIDEYVAVPLKKCPVCGNSKLSICKDTDEHVQQDIVIKKVITRSFVHFHYWCPHCKKVVSGVAENEIPKAPIGPVAKAVAGFLRYQTKISYDDIQHILQNLFGLEITPGAIVGFDNKIYRKGLSLYEALKKMLPYTSSIYADETGWKKKWLWTFSNEQLIFFHIDPHRSGDVVKEHLGSNYKGILSSDFYSAYNSSINAFAKQKCNAHLLRAVKDLEEKFPEETEVISFCNNLKKLIQDAILLLSQHDKLPPEKWKSSKKNIFRRFKSLYKIPISHPKAETLRKRLLKHNDEILTFLKYPKVVKPTNNIAERSLRNLVIFRKITFGNRSDQGTKNVSLISTIIQTAKLKGLDPKQVLMTLLTKGLTPELFRQFDLPQTRSP